The Desulfomicrobium orale DSM 12838 genome includes a window with the following:
- a CDS encoding ArsR/SmtB family transcription factor, whose protein sequence is MKILLQTKALADETRLRLLGVLARHELNVGEIVQVMGMGQSRVSRHLKILVDADLVACQRQGMWAFYSAQRTRSALLRAVLNELADFPSHRADMQAAERVLRERRHSTARFFDEIAWDWTRLSREMLGDFDLSEVIVQRAGKGGTVVDLGCGPGLLLERLAGTAEQVIGVDNSSRMLEAAAKRLPDSPGVSLRIGDLEHLPLRDAEADAAVMSLVLHHLAAPQDGIVEMGRVIRPGGLAVLADFLPHANETLRTRYGDRWLGFALDDLCDWLGRAGLRMLESASHEVNLGLTLVVLTARRDISA, encoded by the coding sequence ATGAAAATCCTCCTGCAAACCAAGGCACTTGCCGATGAAACCAGATTACGCCTGCTGGGCGTGCTGGCCCGCCATGAACTGAATGTGGGTGAGATCGTTCAGGTCATGGGCATGGGGCAGTCGCGTGTTTCCAGGCACCTGAAGATTCTGGTGGATGCGGATCTGGTGGCCTGTCAGCGGCAGGGGATGTGGGCTTTTTATTCCGCACAGCGGACCCGGAGCGCTCTGCTGCGCGCGGTTCTGAACGAACTGGCGGACTTCCCCAGCCATCGGGCAGACATGCAGGCCGCGGAGCGGGTTCTGCGGGAACGCAGGCATTCCACTGCACGTTTTTTCGACGAGATAGCCTGGGACTGGACCCGGTTGAGCCGGGAAATGCTGGGAGATTTCGACCTGAGCGAAGTCATTGTGCAGCGGGCCGGGAAGGGCGGGACCGTGGTCGATCTGGGATGCGGTCCGGGACTTCTGCTGGAACGTCTGGCCGGGACAGCGGAGCAGGTCATCGGCGTGGACAATTCTTCGCGCATGCTGGAGGCGGCGGCCAAGCGTCTGCCGGACAGCCCCGGCGTGAGTCTGCGCATCGGCGATCTGGAACATCTGCCCCTGCGCGACGCGGAGGCGGACGCGGCGGTCATGTCTTTGGTGCTGCATCATCTGGCCGCACCTCAGGACGGTATTGTGGAGATGGGCCGTGTGATCCGTCCCGGCGGGCTGGCTGTTCTGGCCGATTTTCTGCCGCACGCCAATGAAACTCTGCGTACCCGGTACGGGGACCGCTGGCTGGGCTTCGCTCTGGACGATCTGTGTGACTGGCTCGGCCGGGCCGGATTGCGAATGCTTGAAAGCGCATCTCACGAGGTCAATCTGGGACTCACGCTGGTGGTACTGACAGCCCGCCGCGACATATCGGCCTGA